The Paenibacillus beijingensis nucleotide sequence CTGGATTACCGCAAGCAGTATCCGGATGTGAAGCTTTCCTTATTTAGCGCCTATTCAACCGAACTGATACAGAAGGTGATCCGCCACGAGCTGGACGGCGCTTTTGTGAGCAGTCCGGTCCAGCATCCCGAGCTCGAGCAGCTGCCCGTTTTTCACGAGGAAATCGTGCTCGTCTCCGAGCCCGGTGAGGAGGAGCTGGCGGAAGTTCTGATAAGGCCGCTGTTGTTTTTCGGAGCCGGCTGCCATCATCTCGAGCGGTTGGAAAGCTGGCTGAAGGAGGAACGGAGAACGGTTCCCGAAATTATGCAGTTCGGTTCGTTGGAAGCGATCATAGGCGGGGTGGCCGCTGGTCTCGGAATTTCCGTTTTGCCGCGGTCGACGATCCGGAAGCGGGAGGAGGAAGGGGCGCTGCGCGTCATTGAAATTCCCGACAAATACCGCTTTGCAACCGTTCATTTTATATACCGGCGCGATCATTTTTTCACCTGCGCCTTTCGGAAGTTTGTCGAGCAGCTCGGTATCCGGGCGGGTCAGCCGGATCAGAGCGCTTCTTAGGCCGGAGCCATGTGCTTCTGCCGGAACAATGCGTTTTGAGCTCCGATCGAAGCGCCTCCTGAATGTCGTGCGGACACCGTGCGCCTATTTTCCGTCATGGCCCGGGTGCGGACGGGGCGGCCGGAAGCTGAGAAAGCCGTCATTACACCGCTTTCGGAGCGCTCATATCGGGTTTGGCGTGGATTTTAACGTCCAAAACGTGTATGATGAATGTTGAACTTTAACGAATTAGGGAATCAAAAGAGGGAAGACAAACCGATGCAGCGATATTTTGTGCCCCGGGAGCAATTTTTCGATACGGAGGTCGTCCTCTCCGGGGAGGACGCCCGCCATGCGGCCCGCGTCATGCGGATGAAGCCGGGCGATGAAATGATCGTCAGCGACGGCGCGGGACGGGAAGCGCGCGTGAGCGTCACGGAGATCGGTTCCGCGGGCGGCGAGGTCAGAGCGGACATTGTCGAGCTTTTGCCGGCGGACCGCGAGCCGAAGTGGCAGGTCACGATCGCGCAGGCGCTGCCCAAAGGCGATAAGATGGAGCTCGTCATCCAGAAAGGGACGGAAATCGGCGCTTTCGCGTTTGTTCCGTTCCAGTCGGAGCGGATGATCGTCCAGTACGACGCCCGCAAGGAAGCGAAGCGGATCGAGCGGTGGCAGCGGATTGCGAAAGAGGCGGCCGAACAGTCGCACCGCAGCCGCGTGCCGCTCGTCGCGGACGTTTATTCGTGGCGGGAGCTGATTGCGCTTGCCGGCGAATACGATTTGACGTTGTTTTGTTATGAGAAGGAAGGTTCGGCCGGAGCCGGAATCCGCAGCGCGCTTCAGGCAGCCGCCGACCGCTCGGCCTTTCCAACAGACGACGCAGTCAAAGTGCTGCTGATCGTCGGACCCGAAGGCGGGTTTACGGAAAAAGAGGCGGCGGAGGCGGAAGCGGCGGGCGCAACGGTCGTCGGTCTCGGCAAACGAATCTTGCGCGCGGAAACGGCGGGGCTGGTCGGCCTCGCATGCATCATGTACGAATCCGGAGAAATGGGAGGAGATTGATAAAGATGCCATCGGTCGCATTTTACACCTTGGGCTGCAAAGTCAACTTTTACGATACCGAAGCCATCTGGCAGCTGTTCAAAAACGAAGGCTACGAGCAGGTTGACTTCGA carries:
- a CDS encoding LysR family transcriptional regulator, which codes for MESGELKVFQAVAREGSVTQAACRLGYVQSNVTARIQQLELELGKPLFHRSKRGMTLTAAGQSLLKYADKILFLLDAALSEMMNDDIPSGLIKLGSIETAAAVHLPPLMLDYRKQYPDVKLSLFSAYSTELIQKVIRHELDGAFVSSPVQHPELEQLPVFHEEIVLVSEPGEEELAEVLIRPLLFFGAGCHHLERLESWLKEERRTVPEIMQFGSLEAIIGGVAAGLGISVLPRSTIRKREEEGALRVIEIPDKYRFATVHFIYRRDHFFTCAFRKFVEQLGIRAGQPDQSAS
- a CDS encoding 16S rRNA (uracil(1498)-N(3))-methyltransferase is translated as MQRYFVPREQFFDTEVVLSGEDARHAARVMRMKPGDEMIVSDGAGREARVSVTEIGSAGGEVRADIVELLPADREPKWQVTIAQALPKGDKMELVIQKGTEIGAFAFVPFQSERMIVQYDARKEAKRIERWQRIAKEAAEQSHRSRVPLVADVYSWRELIALAGEYDLTLFCYEKEGSAGAGIRSALQAAADRSAFPTDDAVKVLLIVGPEGGFTEKEAAEAEAAGATVVGLGKRILRAETAGLVGLACIMYESGEMGGD